A genomic segment from Idiomarina piscisalsi encodes:
- the miaA gene encoding tRNA (adenosine(37)-N6)-dimethylallyltransferase MiaA encodes MQTTNAVITIYGPTAAGKTALSLALCEKLDCEIISVDSALIYQGMDIGTAKPTAEERSKVTHHLIDICDPSETYSAADFQRDALRLIDDIQTRGKVPLLVGGTMLYFKALLEGLSQLPESNATVREALTERMEADGLAALHNRLKDIDPVSAERIHPNDSQRTLRALEVYEVSGKTLTELTKERFGQLDKPVYQFAIAPKERAVLHQRIEQRFDQMLSEPFEDEVRKLFERGDLHKDLPSIRSVGYRQMWQYLQGELTYDEMRERGIIATRQLAKRQLTWLNGWPGVTWLETDDPHMNDKVEVVLAQPAQKFPGQD; translated from the coding sequence ATGCAAACCACTAATGCGGTGATTACCATTTACGGACCAACAGCCGCAGGAAAGACAGCTTTGTCTCTCGCGCTGTGCGAAAAACTCGACTGCGAAATTATTTCAGTCGACTCGGCGCTTATTTATCAAGGAATGGATATCGGTACGGCAAAGCCAACCGCTGAGGAGCGTTCTAAAGTAACGCACCACCTTATCGACATCTGCGACCCGTCAGAAACATACTCAGCCGCCGATTTTCAGCGCGATGCACTGCGGCTAATTGATGATATTCAGACACGCGGAAAAGTTCCGTTGCTGGTCGGTGGCACTATGTTGTACTTCAAAGCTTTACTCGAAGGGTTGTCGCAGCTACCTGAGTCCAATGCTACCGTTCGTGAAGCCCTTACTGAAAGAATGGAAGCCGACGGGCTTGCTGCTTTGCACAATAGGCTTAAAGATATTGACCCGGTAAGCGCTGAACGGATTCATCCGAATGATTCTCAGCGAACCCTGCGCGCACTGGAGGTGTATGAAGTGAGCGGAAAAACGCTGACGGAGCTCACTAAAGAACGCTTTGGTCAATTGGATAAGCCCGTTTACCAGTTCGCAATTGCGCCTAAAGAGCGTGCCGTATTGCATCAGCGTATTGAGCAGCGCTTTGATCAAATGCTCTCAGAACCTTTTGAGGACGAAGTCAGAAAGCTGTTTGAGCGCGGCGATTTACATAAAGACTTGCCCTCAATTCGCAGTGTCGGTTATCGCCAAATGTGGCAATACTTACAAGGTGAGTTGACGTACGACGAAATGAGAGAGCGCGGCATTATTGCCACCCGACAACTTGCGAAACGTCAGCTAACGTGGCTGAACGGCTGGCCAGGCGTGACTTGGCTGGAAACAGACGACCCGCATATGAACGATAAAGTCGAGGTCGTTTTAGCTCAGCCTGCGCAAAAATTTCCTGGCCAGGATTGA
- the mutL gene encoding DNA mismatch repair endonuclease MutL gives MPIQQLPIELANQIAAGEVVERPSSVVKELVENALDAGADELVLDIEKGGSKRIRIRDNGGGIVRDELTLALSRHATSKIQSLEDLERIGSLGFRGEALASISSVSRLRLTSKPAEQSEAWQAWTEGRDMQVNVEPAAHPNGTTVDIQDLFFNTPARRKFLRTEKTEFSHIDEVIKRIALSRFDVAFQLTHNGKTLRRYPKAESQKQQLQRVAKICGGQFAEQAYQLQSPEGEYKLKGWMVAPEHCRYQGDVQHFFVNGRMMRDKLLAHAVRQAYEKYLPADRVPTYILYFELPAEQVDVNVHPAKHEVRFHYQRQVHDFILTQIERVLRSLTEVPPNSASEGEPAAFRDDSYESARGHQYQPADTSAMRESSRYSVAPRRAMGSLLPNAVKSGVGNASSQAVSPSFVASSASPHKTSSSAKSWRLLSLFNGYQALIKNANSLAWLNIQQVHSVCAQTRLTQQVEGGLSGQPLLVPVTVSAKEFKTPVSQWPEQQLNQLGVMYYRQKDTIVIEQMPEMLRRGNVALLFKQLLEQVSESSNGQVIKWLTALVAKNEYSTTEAEHWLNQWQEQLNASATYLQPIDIPEGYHANH, from the coding sequence ATGCCAATTCAACAGTTACCCATAGAACTCGCTAACCAAATTGCTGCCGGTGAGGTCGTTGAGCGTCCTTCATCCGTGGTGAAAGAATTAGTCGAAAATGCGTTAGACGCTGGCGCCGATGAACTGGTTTTAGATATAGAGAAAGGCGGCAGTAAGCGTATTCGCATTCGCGATAATGGTGGGGGAATTGTTCGTGACGAGTTGACGCTGGCGTTGAGTCGTCATGCGACCAGTAAGATTCAGTCGTTAGAAGACTTAGAGCGCATTGGCAGTTTAGGCTTCCGGGGGGAAGCGTTGGCAAGTATTAGCTCAGTGTCGCGGCTGCGTTTAACCTCTAAGCCAGCGGAGCAAAGCGAGGCTTGGCAGGCGTGGACAGAAGGCCGCGACATGCAGGTTAATGTTGAGCCTGCCGCTCATCCTAACGGCACCACGGTCGATATTCAGGATTTGTTTTTTAACACTCCCGCCCGGCGTAAGTTTTTGCGCACAGAAAAAACCGAGTTTAGCCATATTGACGAAGTCATAAAACGTATTGCGTTAAGTCGATTTGATGTGGCATTTCAGTTGACTCATAACGGCAAAACCTTGCGGCGGTATCCTAAAGCAGAGTCTCAAAAGCAACAGCTGCAGCGTGTCGCAAAAATTTGTGGCGGTCAGTTTGCTGAGCAGGCGTATCAGTTACAAAGTCCGGAAGGTGAATACAAGTTAAAGGGCTGGATGGTGGCGCCTGAACATTGCCGGTATCAGGGCGATGTGCAGCACTTCTTCGTTAATGGCCGTATGATGCGCGACAAGCTTTTAGCGCACGCTGTACGTCAGGCTTACGAAAAGTACCTGCCTGCTGACCGGGTGCCAACGTATATTCTTTATTTCGAACTGCCAGCCGAACAAGTGGATGTGAATGTGCATCCGGCTAAACATGAAGTGCGTTTTCATTACCAGCGTCAAGTGCACGACTTTATCCTGACTCAGATTGAACGTGTATTACGCTCTTTAACCGAGGTGCCACCGAATAGTGCATCCGAGGGAGAGCCTGCTGCTTTTCGCGACGACAGTTATGAAAGTGCGCGCGGTCATCAGTACCAGCCGGCCGATACGTCGGCAATGCGCGAAAGCAGTCGTTATTCTGTCGCCCCGCGAAGAGCGATGGGTTCCTTGCTGCCTAATGCCGTAAAGAGTGGGGTAGGAAACGCCTCGAGTCAGGCTGTATCGCCTTCCTTCGTAGCGAGTTCCGCAAGCCCTCATAAAACAAGCTCTTCGGCTAAAAGCTGGCGCTTACTGTCACTGTTTAATGGGTATCAGGCATTAATAAAAAACGCCAACTCATTGGCCTGGCTGAACATACAACAGGTACATTCCGTTTGCGCGCAGACGAGGCTGACCCAGCAAGTTGAGGGAGGGCTGTCCGGACAGCCGTTATTAGTGCCTGTGACGGTATCGGCAAAGGAATTCAAAACGCCGGTAAGTCAATGGCCGGAACAGCAGTTGAACCAACTGGGTGTTATGTACTACCGCCAAAAAGACACAATCGTCATAGAGCAAATGCCGGAAATGCTCCGTAGAGGCAATGTTGCACTGTTATTTAAGCAGCTACTGGAGCAGGTATCAGAGAGCTCAAACGGTCAAGTCATAAAGTGGCTGACAGCCCTTGTAGCTAAAAATGAATACAGTACTACTGAGGCTGAGCATTGGCTAAATCAGTGGCAAGAGCAACTGAACGCGTCTGCTACCTACCTCCAGCCTATCGATATACCAGAGGGATATCATGCAAACCACTAA
- a CDS encoding N-acetylmuramoyl-L-alanine amidase — MIKKFWVVLVALCSFSVWADNSIESVRVWPSPDKTRVVFDLSETPDYSYFMLSQQKPYRLVIDFENTRLKAGLTNLGEDSLLVRKVRTSSPKNNRSSRIVIELNSKTEPNLFVLPANDSYKDRLVVDLPGKSVERSGPAKSIDELKDRKVTIAIDAGHGGDDPGSIGPRGTYEKNVVIRIARALAKMINDDPGMQAYLVRTGDYYIGLNERPQKAWDAKADFFVSIHADAFRTPQPRGGSVWVLSKRRADSEIGRWLENREQESELLGGVTDILSKNSHEPYLAETLLDMSMDSSIAGAYSAARHIIDEMSAITEMHKTRPQAASLAVLKSPDKPSLLVETGFISNPDEERLLTSNAHQQKMARALYNGIRRYFVSNPIDNTYLANQNSFTYTVKSGDSLSVLAQRYNTTVKAIKAENSLRSNVLKIGQKLTIPSR; from the coding sequence ATGATAAAAAAGTTTTGGGTTGTGCTTGTCGCCTTATGCTCGTTCAGTGTGTGGGCAGACAACAGTATTGAAAGTGTCCGGGTGTGGCCATCGCCGGACAAAACTCGTGTGGTTTTCGATTTATCGGAAACCCCTGATTACTCCTATTTCATGCTGAGTCAGCAGAAACCCTATCGGTTAGTCATAGACTTTGAGAATACCCGGTTGAAAGCCGGGTTAACCAACCTGGGTGAAGATTCTTTATTGGTGCGAAAAGTGCGTACCAGTAGCCCTAAGAATAATCGCAGCAGTCGGATAGTCATTGAGCTGAATTCGAAAACAGAGCCTAATCTTTTTGTGCTTCCCGCGAACGACTCATACAAAGATCGCTTAGTCGTTGATCTCCCCGGTAAGTCAGTTGAACGTAGCGGCCCGGCAAAGTCGATTGATGAGTTGAAAGATCGCAAAGTGACTATCGCGATTGATGCCGGTCATGGTGGTGATGACCCGGGCTCGATTGGTCCTAGAGGCACTTACGAAAAGAATGTCGTGATTCGCATCGCAAGAGCGTTGGCAAAAATGATCAATGATGACCCAGGCATGCAAGCGTATCTCGTTCGCACGGGCGATTACTATATCGGCTTGAACGAGCGGCCGCAAAAGGCCTGGGACGCTAAAGCCGACTTCTTTGTCTCGATTCACGCGGATGCCTTCAGAACACCCCAGCCACGCGGTGGTTCGGTTTGGGTATTGTCTAAACGTCGGGCTGACTCAGAAATTGGTCGTTGGCTTGAGAACCGAGAGCAAGAGTCAGAGCTGCTGGGTGGGGTGACGGACATTTTAAGTAAAAACAGCCACGAGCCGTACTTGGCCGAAACACTTCTGGATATGTCGATGGACAGTTCTATTGCAGGGGCTTACAGCGCGGCTCGACATATTATTGACGAAATGTCCGCCATCACGGAGATGCATAAAACCAGACCTCAGGCCGCGAGTCTTGCTGTACTGAAATCACCGGATAAGCCGTCGTTGTTGGTCGAAACGGGATTTATTTCTAACCCGGATGAAGAGCGATTACTGACCAGTAATGCGCACCAACAAAAGATGGCGCGCGCGCTATACAATGGTATTCGCCGGTATTTTGTGAGTAATCCGATAGACAATACCTATTTGGCGAATCAAAACAGCTTTACTTACACCGTCAAATCGGGCGATTCGTTGTCGGTTTTGGCTCAGCGCTACAACACGACAGTGAAAGCAATAAAAGCTGAAAATAGCTTACGAAGTAACGTCCTTAAAATTGGGCAAAAACTGACAATTCCGAGCCGTTAA
- the tsaE gene encoding tRNA (adenosine(37)-N6)-threonylcarbamoyltransferase complex ATPase subunit type 1 TsaE, with protein MSEVFEQTLSNEEATLALAKRFANSIKEPVVVYLEGELGAGKTAFCRGVIQAMGHEGAVKSPTYTLVEPYQLSGWRIHHFDLYRLADPEELEYMGIRDYFADDTLNFIEWPEKGAGWLPDADIEIALSYYEQGRKITINALTNAGKNIVTSL; from the coding sequence ATGAGTGAGGTTTTCGAGCAAACATTGTCGAACGAAGAAGCCACGTTGGCATTGGCGAAACGCTTTGCAAACAGTATAAAAGAGCCCGTTGTGGTTTATCTGGAAGGCGAATTGGGGGCGGGTAAAACAGCTTTTTGCCGTGGGGTTATTCAGGCGATGGGTCATGAGGGTGCGGTAAAGAGTCCAACCTATACCCTGGTAGAGCCATATCAGTTAAGCGGTTGGCGCATTCATCATTTCGACCTTTACCGCCTGGCCGATCCGGAAGAGCTCGAATACATGGGTATTCGTGACTACTTTGCCGACGACACGCTCAACTTTATTGAATGGCCGGAAAAAGGCGCAGGCTGGCTTCCGGACGCAGACATTGAAATTGCCTTAAGCTATTATGAGCAAGGCAGAAAAATAACTATAAATGCGCTAACTAACGCCGGAAAAAATATCGTTACATCATTATGA